The DNA sequence CGTTGCCCGGATTTTTGTTATTTTAGCGGAACACGTGTAAGGAATTAATTTTGATGAGAACAATTACCATTTTTACTGCCGGGATTCTGACAGGCGGCGCCATCATTGCCGCCATTGCTTTTAAAAACGGCGCTGTTTCCACCGGCGGCCTGCAGCCGGCTGCAGGCATTGACACGGGCGGTACCGGAGCGGCAGCTACTGCGGAAACCGCGGCCTGGGAATATCGCTGGCACGCGCCGAAACTTCCTTCCACTATTGATTTTGCCGGAGAAACGACGCCGCTTGACCGCTGGGAAGTGCGGGAACGCCTGGACAGGGAATTGCTGGTGAACAGTTACCTCCACGGAAGCACGCTGTACATTCTGAAGCTGGCCAACCGCATTTTTCCCGTGCTGGAAGAAAGGCTGAAAGCCAATGGGATCCCCGAAGACTTCAAATACCTTTGTGTGGCAGAAAGCGCCCTGCAGAACCAGCGCTCGCCCGCCGGGGCCCTGGGGTACTGGCAATTTTTGAACAGCACCGGGAAAGAACACGGCCTGGAAATTACTGACCAGGTAGACGAACGTTACCATCTTGAAAAATCAACCGATGCCGCCGCCGAATACCTGAAAAACGCTTATGAGCGTTTTGGCTCCTGGACCGCCGCTGCGGCTTCCTATAATTGCGGCATGGGCGGGTATCAGCGTTTCAGCAGTCACCAGCAAAGCCGCAATTACTATGACCTGCTCCTGCCGGAAGAAACCAACCGGTATATCTTTCGTATCCTGGCGCTTAAATATATCCTGGAAAACCCCGAAAGAATGGGTTTCATTGCCGGCGAAACAGATGTTTATCAACCCATTCCCACGCGGGAGGTAATTGTTGACAAAACACTCCCCAGCCTGGTGGACTTTGCAAAAAGCCAGGGAACTTCCTATAAAATCCTGAAAACGCTTAATCCCTGGCTGCGGGCGCACAGCTTAACGGTAAGGCCGGGGCACAGCTATGCGATACAAGTTCCCCTGTAACCATGCCGCTCAGGCTCCTTCCTTTTTGCTTACTTTGACGAAAAATTGTTTTTCGGCTACGTGGAAATCCTTTTCGCTTCCTTCAGGGAGCGATTCGCTTTGCCATTTCGCCGTAGGGTGCAGCCGCCGTTCCTTTCCGCCGATGAAAACGTCCACCGGCATGTTGAATCCTTCGGCTTCCGCCTTCCAGCGATAGCGGAAACTTCCTTCTTCCATGACAAGCTCCAGCTCGGGAAGCTCCGTGTGATTCAGGTACTGCCGGAAAACGGGGCGAAGGTCCCTGCCGGAGGCTTCGCAAAAAAAGCCGGTCACGTCATTGGCGGTGACTATCTGATGACGAAAAACTTCGCAATATTCCCTTAGCATATCCCACCACTTTTCGTCGTCGTCAATAATATGGCGAATGGTATTCAGCATCAGCGCCGCCTTATAGTACATGTCCCCGGAACCTTCCCGGTTAACGCCATAAGGGCCTATCACCGGCTGGTCATTCATGACGTTCCGTTTGAGCCCGTTGATATATTCCATGGCTTCATCATAGCCCCAGCGGCACTCCTGGTAAACCGATTCCGAGTAACAGGTAAACCCTTCGTGTATCCACATGTCGGCGATGTCTGCCGAGGTAATGCTATTGCCAAACCATTCGTGCGCGCTTTCGTGGATAATGATAAAGTCCCATTTCAGGCCTACGCCGGTACCTGAAAGGTCACGTCCCAGGTAGCCCATTTTATATTCGTTCCCGTAAGCCACCGCGCTTTGGTGTTCCATGCCAAGGTACGGGGTTTCTATCAACTTGTAACCGTCTTCCCAAAAGGGATAAGGGCCAAAATGTTTTTCGAAACAGGCGAGCATCAGGGGGACTTCCTGAAACTGCTTCTTTGCTTTCTCCAGGTTTTCCGGAAGGACATAATAATTAAGTGTATGGCCCTTGTATTTCTCGCTGAAGTGTGCATAATCGGCAATATTGACACTAACGTCATAATTATTGATCGGGTTACCAACAAACCAGTCCCAGCGGGTGTACCCGTTTCCAAGGTCCTTTGTACCCCGGCTTCTGCCGTTAGAAATATTCATCAGTCCGTCCGGAACCGCAACACTGATGAGCATGCTGTCCGGCTCTTCGGTCTGGTGATCTTTGTTGGGCCACCAAAGGCTGGCGCCGGTACCCTGGCAGGCTACGGCTATCCAGGGTTTCCCGTTTTCGCTTTTTGTCCATACAAAGCCCCCGTCCCAGGGCGGCCTTTTCGCT is a window from the Anseongella ginsenosidimutans genome containing:
- a CDS encoding lytic transglycosylase domain-containing protein, whose protein sequence is MRTITIFTAGILTGGAIIAAIAFKNGAVSTGGLQPAAGIDTGGTGAAATAETAAWEYRWHAPKLPSTIDFAGETTPLDRWEVRERLDRELLVNSYLHGSTLYILKLANRIFPVLEERLKANGIPEDFKYLCVAESALQNQRSPAGALGYWQFLNSTGKEHGLEITDQVDERYHLEKSTDAAAEYLKNAYERFGSWTAAAASYNCGMGGYQRFSSHQQSRNYYDLLLPEETNRYIFRILALKYILENPERMGFIAGETDVYQPIPTREVIVDKTLPSLVDFAKSQGTSYKILKTLNPWLRAHSLTVRPGHSYAIQVPL
- a CDS encoding M1 family metallopeptidase, yielding MKILKVCSLLVFLSGAFLLPACAQVLTAGQEPFTRADTLRGSLRPERTAYDVLYYHLNIRVEPETRHIEGYNDILFEATADFNRIQVDLFDNMNVDSILWNHKKLDWKREFNAVFIDFPEQVEKGANGTIRFYYSGSPIVAKRPPWDGGFVWTKSENGKPWIAVACQGTGASLWWPNKDHQTEEPDSMLISVAVPDGLMNISNGRSRGTKDLGNGYTRWDWFVGNPINNYDVSVNIADYAHFSEKYKGHTLNYYVLPENLEKAKKQFQEVPLMLACFEKHFGPYPFWEDGYKLIETPYLGMEHQSAVAYGNEYKMGYLGRDLSGTGVGLKWDFIIIHESAHEWFGNSITSADIADMWIHEGFTCYSESVYQECRWGYDEAMEYINGLKRNVMNDQPVIGPYGVNREGSGDMYYKAALMLNTIRHIIDDDEKWWDMLREYCEVFRHQIVTANDVTGFFCEASGRDLRPVFRQYLNHTELPELELVMEEGSFRYRWKAEAEGFNMPVDVFIGGKERRLHPTAKWQSESLPEGSEKDFHVAEKQFFVKVSKKEGA